The DNA segment CGACCGACGTGGGCTTTTCGACAGGCCAGGGTCACATTGCCTGTGGCTTCCCAAGTCTCAAACAGCAGCTTGCGCTGCTGCGGAGTCGTGTGTGGAAAATGGGTGCGTCTCTTAGCCATACCACTATTACCCGAGTTCGCCGAGTGTCCAAACTGCAATTGATCACTACAAATTGTAACAAACTCGTTCCTGTTCATCTTGATTTCTGATGATATGCCACACCGCAACTAGTTAGGCTGCATCCGCTTGTTCGGCCGCCGCGAGCGCAGCGAGCAAGGCCGACAAGCGGGCGAAGCCCGCCGCGCCATTCAGCCGAGCGCGAAGCGGTCGGCTGAACTATTGATTATGCGGAAACTTTCCGTATAACTACCTCAAAATCAGGTGGATCCCGGAAATCTATCCGGATATACTGAAGAAGAGATGGTATTATGCGGATTGGTATCCGCATAATATAAACAGCTCTGCTGTGAGTCAGGGTTATATGCGGAATGTTCACCATAGGCCCCAACGTTCTAATGGGCTTACCGACAGTATACAACTCCACTTTCTCGCCGTCAAGCAGGAGAAAGAAATCATGTCTCAACGCCCCAAGAAGCTGCTTGAACAGGTCTCCGATGCCCTGCGCCGGAAGCATTACTCTTACCGCACAGAAAAGTCCTATGTTCACTGGATTAAACGTTTCATTCTCTTCCATCACAAACGCCATCCCAAAGACATGGGTGCAGCAGAGATCGAAGCCTTTCTCACCCACCTGGCCGTGACGGAGAAGGTCTCCGCCTCCACCCAGAACCAGGCCCTCTCCGCCCTCCTCTTCCTCTATCGCCATGTTCTAGATCAGGAAGTGGGGCCCATCAACGCTCTGCGCGCCAAGCCATCCAAGTACCTCCCCACCGTACTCTCCAAGGACGAGGTCAGCTGCCTCCTGGATCAACTGACAGGTGTACATGCCCTCTTGGCCCGGCTTCTCTATGGCAGTGGTATGCGCCTGGCCGAAGGATTGCGTTTACGTGTCAAGGACATCGACTTCGAGCAGCATCACATCCTCGTTCGTGATGGCAAAGGGGAAAAGGACCGGGTGACCCTCCTGCCTACCAGCTTGTACGATGAGCTCCAGGCCCAGCTCGCCTACGCCCATCGGCTCCACCAGAAAGACCTGGCCAGGGGGCTGGGGGCCGTCTACCTGCCCTACGCGCTCAGCCGTAAATACCCCAATGCCGAACGAGAGTGGGGCTGGCAGTATGTCTTCCCGTCCCACCGCATTTCCGCTGAGCCGGGAACCGGTATTCGTCGCCGCCATCATCTGGACCCCAGCGGCCTGCAGAAAGCCATCCGCCAGGCCGCCAAAGCCATTGGCCTCGCCAAACCGGTGGGCCCCCATACCCTGCGCCATTGCTTCGCCACCCACCTGCTGGAAGCCGGTTATGACATCCGCACTGTGCAAGAACTCCTGGGTCACAAGGACGTCAAGACCACTATGATTTACACCCACGTCATGCA comes from the Litorilinea aerophila genome and includes:
- a CDS encoding integron integrase, with the translated sequence MSQRPKKLLEQVSDALRRKHYSYRTEKSYVHWIKRFILFHHKRHPKDMGAAEIEAFLTHLAVTEKVSASTQNQALSALLFLYRHVLDQEVGPINALRAKPSKYLPTVLSKDEVSCLLDQLTGVHALLARLLYGSGMRLAEGLRLRVKDIDFEQHHILVRDGKGEKDRVTLLPTSLYDELQAQLAYAHRLHQKDLARGLGAVYLPYALSRKYPNAEREWGWQYVFPSHRISAEPGTGIRRRHHLDPSGLQKAIRQAAKAIGLAKPVGPHTLRHCFATHLLEAGYDIRTVQELLGHKDVKTTMIYTHVMQRGPLGVRSPLDG